The following proteins are encoded in a genomic region of Drosophila bipectinata strain 14024-0381.07 chromosome XL, DbipHiC1v2, whole genome shotgun sequence:
- the LOC108133815 gene encoding uncharacterized protein has translation MGNGTALMDSGRKKRTTMRRAASKACKSGSAALKSPKGKNRRSRVSKRKSCAKPKNQRRSTKNCHKRGKSGKKVKSIMKRKCQRKTNLCHVKFDGCQCTEDRARGQQMCLQCLGNICGLAKAGVTPSEMQLVLSHRYNKRQK, from the exons ATGGGTAATGGAACAGCGCTCATGGACAGTGGCCGTAAAAAGCGGACCACCATGCGCCGTGCGGCATCCAAGGCTTGTAAGAGTGGCAGTGCCGCCCTGAAGAGTCCCAAGGgaaagaatagaaggagccGAGTCTCTAAGAGGAAATCCTGCGCTAAACCCAAGAACCAGAGGCGGTCCACTAAGAACTGTCATAAACGGGGTAAAAGTGGAAAGAAAGTAAAATCAATCATGAAAAGGAAATGTCAACGCAAGACTAATC TGTGCCACGTCAAGTTTGATGGCTGCCAGTGTACAGAGGATCGAGCAAGAGGCCAGCAAATGTGCCTTCAGTGCTTGGGAAACATCTGTGGTCTGGCCAAGGCTGGTGTGACCCCCAGCGAGATGCAACTGGTTCTAAGCCATCGTTACAACAAGAGGCAGAAATAG
- the Uch-L5R gene encoding ubiquitin carboxyl-terminal hydrolase isozyme L5: protein MAEAVSQNPAPGASADNTWCLVESDPGVFTELIRGFGVTGAQVEEIWTLDAAAFHHLDPIHGLIFLFKWMQDDKPTGRIVTDRNDIFFVRQVITNACATQALLSLLMNLQHPDIDLGETLTNFKSGCENLDPIMRGMSLSQESKIRTVHNSFARPVLFEMDVPNPTEDADVYHFVGFMPIKGRLYELDGMREGPIELAEIAPEQNWLDVVRPIIEARMHRYSVGEIHFNLMALVSDRQRYYERQIQLLVHQPSSLSEGERQAQIATLGSFVKFEKDKKRRYKRENERRRHNYLPFIVELLKQLGQTGQLMPIFERAKERAMECHTQDYLRQQQLQREIVERQQLLQVMQEGNDKKPKNEDSGKKEDKPSP from the exons ATGGCAGAAGCCGTTTCACAGAACCCAGCTCCAGGCGCCAGTGCTGATAACACCTGGTGTCTGGTGGAGAGCGACCCGGGTGTTTTTACCGAACTGATCCGTGGCTTTGGCGTCACAGGTGCTCAGGTGGAGGAGATATGGACTTTGGACGCTGCAGCCTTCCATCATCTGGATCCCATTCATGGACTAATTTTTCTGTTCAAATGGATGCAGGATGACAAGCCCACTGGCCGTATTGTCACGGATCGTAACGATATATTTTTCGTACGCCAG GTTATCACCAATGCTTGTGCCACTCAGGCACTACTTAGTTTATTAATGAATCTCCAGCACCCAGACATCGATCTGGGAGAAACTCTCACCAATTTCAAGTCCGGTTGCGAGAACCTCGATCCGATAATGCGCGGCATGTCCCTCAGCCAGGAGTCCAAGATCCGTACCGTGCACAATTCTTTCGCCCGTCCGGTGCTCTTCGAGATGGACGTGCCCAATCCTACCGAGGATGCCGATGTGTATCACTTTGTGGGCTTCATGCCCATCAAGGGACGTCTGTATGAGCTGGACGGAATGCGCGAGGGGCCCATCGAGCTGGCCGAGATCGCTCCGGAACAAAATTGGCTGGACGTCGTCCGTCCGATCATCGAGGCCCGCATGCACCGCTACAGTGTGGGCGAGATTCACTTCAATCTGATGGCTCTGGTGTCGGATCGCCAGCGATACTACGAGCGTCAGATCCAGCTGCTGGTCCACCAGCCCTCGTCGTTGAGTGAGGGCGAGCGTCAGGCGCAGATCGCCACTCTGGGATCCTTTGTGAAGTTCGAGAAGGACAAGAAGCGTCGCTACAAGCGAGAGAACGAACGTCGTCGCCACAACTACTTGCCGTTCATCGTGGAGCTGCTGAAGCAGCTGGGCCAGACCGGCCAGTTGATGCCCATCTTCGAGAGGGCCAAGGAGAGGGCCATGGAATGCCACACGCAAGATTATCTGAGGCAACAGCAGTTGCAGCGGGAAATCGTGGAGCGCCAGCAACTGCTACAGGTAATGCAGGAGGGAAACGATAAGAAGCCTAAAAATGAGGATTCGGGCAAGAAGGAGGATAAGCCGTCTCCGTAA